A genomic segment from Propioniciclava sp. MC1595 encodes:
- a CDS encoding CdaR family transcriptional regulator, which produces MSAPEHPDLGAVLAPLGASLPELAEATCAQIYAELDSYASISHEALTAAVRRNLDTAMDALRSGTVPHPAQLDGAAQTARERFEAGVPVEEIVRGFRISIALIHERFVDLAVTLGLPAEATVGGVRLMWGVADAFTTRIITEYHALEVDAALRDVHRRAATVRSLLAGEAPAEAHSTLNPTAAYAAIRADIPDAAGSESLRRRLEASGSTPTARAVVVVDGGQCLGLVATTPSVDDVPVGIGPFGRLDDLPRSDRVAQQALALARRLDRTGAQGIDDLGWRLAAASRPDVWRHYAERFLTPLESEPAYAAEILGTLRAWFAAGRSIPRAAEALHVHVNTVRHRLGRFGELTGADLDDPDDLVGALWVAELGAPEPAASGL; this is translated from the coding sequence ATGAGCGCGCCCGAGCACCCCGACCTGGGCGCCGTGCTGGCCCCGCTCGGGGCGTCCCTGCCCGAACTCGCCGAGGCCACCTGCGCGCAGATCTACGCCGAACTCGACTCCTACGCCTCGATCTCGCACGAGGCGCTGACCGCGGCCGTGCGCCGCAACCTCGACACGGCCATGGACGCCCTGCGCTCCGGCACGGTCCCCCACCCGGCCCAGCTGGACGGGGCCGCCCAGACCGCCCGGGAGCGCTTCGAGGCCGGGGTGCCCGTGGAGGAGATCGTGCGCGGGTTCCGGATCTCGATCGCGCTCATCCACGAGCGGTTCGTCGACCTCGCCGTCACGCTGGGCCTGCCCGCCGAGGCGACGGTGGGTGGCGTCCGGCTGATGTGGGGCGTCGCAGACGCGTTCACCACCCGCATCATCACGGAGTACCACGCGCTCGAGGTCGACGCGGCCCTGCGCGACGTCCACCGGCGGGCCGCCACCGTGCGTTCCCTGCTCGCCGGCGAGGCGCCGGCCGAGGCGCACAGCACGCTGAACCCGACCGCCGCCTACGCAGCCATCCGGGCCGACATCCCGGACGCCGCGGGTTCGGAGTCCCTGCGCCGCCGGCTCGAGGCGTCCGGGTCGACCCCCACGGCCCGCGCGGTGGTCGTGGTCGACGGCGGGCAGTGCCTGGGGTTGGTGGCCACCACCCCCTCCGTCGACGACGTGCCGGTCGGCATCGGCCCGTTCGGACGCCTCGACGACCTGCCCCGCTCGGACCGGGTGGCGCAACAGGCCCTCGCGCTTGCCCGGCGCCTGGACCGCACGGGCGCGCAGGGGATCGACGACCTGGGCTGGCGCCTCGCCGCCGCGTCCCGCCCGGATGTCTGGCGCCACTACGCGGAGCGGTTCCTGACGCCGTTGGAGTCGGAACCGGCCTACGCCGCCGAGATCCTCGGCACACTGCGGGCGTGGTTCGCGGCGGGGCGCAGCATCCCGCGCGCGGCGGAGGCGCTGCACGTGCACGTCAACACCGTCCGGCACCGTCTCGGCCGGTTCGGCGAGCTGACGGGCGCCGACCTCGATGATCCCGACGACCTGGTGGGCGCGCTCTGGGTGGCCGAGTTGGGCGCACCCGAACCCGCGGCGTCCGGATTGTAG
- a CDS encoding MFS transporter codes for MTDPNIIRVEGTDRTFHRMKVLSVVLLPLAMSLMALSAVNVALPTIELGLDATPTDVQWILSGYALALGVSLIPAGRAGDVLGRGTWFVVGLVLFVAASLACGLAPTPFLLNVGRIVQGIGAGIFSPQVTGMIQQYFWGQGRAKAFAMFGLVISASVAVGPVLTGAIIEALGPENGWRWAFFIYIPIGLLAIILALAWFPFETERKRRLARAGGGPAASGRLDLDPVGTVLLTLAILALMYPFMAHAAWAWWLLPAAPVLVWLWVRWERRYAARGGAPMVDMGLFGYRSFRNGMLVSGTMFLGVASSFAVLALFLQNGLGVAAIAVGLVGLPNAVVSAFSSVWSVRYVMDRGRPLIVWMLGLMALGVLLSLGVALLQPLGVPWWVLAATLTLNGFAMGAFGSANQTLSMQDVPAEHGGTAGGIKQTVERIGAALGNAMVVGVFFGLVPLGWTTAFTGAYLAITLFVLAALVLAVVDERQHRAPVA; via the coding sequence GTGACCGACCCCAACATCATCCGCGTCGAGGGCACCGACCGGACCTTCCACCGCATGAAGGTCCTGTCCGTCGTGCTCCTGCCGCTGGCGATGTCGCTGATGGCACTCTCGGCGGTCAACGTGGCGCTGCCCACGATCGAGCTGGGGCTGGACGCCACCCCGACCGACGTGCAGTGGATCCTGTCGGGGTACGCGCTGGCGCTGGGCGTCTCGCTCATCCCCGCCGGACGCGCCGGCGACGTGCTCGGTCGGGGCACGTGGTTCGTGGTCGGCCTGGTCCTGTTCGTGGCGGCCTCGCTGGCGTGCGGGCTGGCGCCCACGCCGTTCCTGCTCAACGTCGGCCGGATCGTGCAGGGCATCGGGGCGGGCATCTTCTCGCCGCAGGTCACGGGCATGATCCAGCAGTACTTCTGGGGCCAGGGGCGTGCCAAGGCGTTCGCCATGTTCGGGCTGGTGATCTCGGCGTCCGTGGCGGTCGGGCCGGTACTGACCGGCGCGATCATCGAGGCGCTCGGCCCCGAGAACGGCTGGCGCTGGGCCTTCTTCATCTACATCCCGATCGGCCTGCTCGCGATCATCCTCGCGCTCGCTTGGTTCCCCTTCGAGACCGAGCGCAAGCGGCGGCTGGCGCGCGCCGGGGGCGGGCCCGCGGCGTCCGGACGGCTCGACCTCGACCCCGTCGGGACGGTGCTGCTGACGCTGGCCATCCTGGCGCTGATGTACCCCTTCATGGCCCACGCCGCGTGGGCCTGGTGGCTGCTGCCCGCCGCGCCGGTGCTGGTCTGGCTCTGGGTGCGCTGGGAGCGCCGCTACGCCGCCCGCGGCGGGGCGCCGATGGTGGACATGGGGCTGTTCGGCTACCGCTCGTTCCGCAACGGGATGCTGGTGTCCGGGACGATGTTCCTCGGCGTGGCCAGTTCGTTCGCCGTGCTGGCGCTGTTCCTGCAGAACGGGCTGGGCGTCGCCGCGATCGCCGTCGGCCTGGTCGGACTCCCGAACGCCGTCGTGAGCGCGTTCTCGTCGGTGTGGTCGGTGCGCTACGTCATGGACCGCGGCCGCCCCCTGATCGTGTGGATGCTCGGGCTGATGGCGCTCGGCGTGCTGCTCAGCCTGGGCGTCGCGCTGCTGCAGCCGCTGGGCGTCCCGTGGTGGGTGCTGGCGGCGACCCTCACCCTGAACGGCTTCGCGATGGGCGCCTTCGGGTCGGCGAACCAGACCCTGTCGATGCAGGACGTCCCGGCCGAGCACGGCGGCACGGCCGGCGGCATCAAGCAGACCGTCGAGCGCATCGGCGCTGCCCTGGGCAACGCCATGGTGGTGGGCGTGTTCTTCGGGCTGGTCCCGCTCGGCTGGACCACCGCGTTCACCGGCGCCTACCTCGCCATCACGCTGTTCGTCCTCGCGGCCCTCGTGCTGGCCGTGGTCGACGAGCGACAGCACCGCGCCCCGGTCGCCTAG
- a CDS encoding AzlD domain-containing protein yields MTDLWIWVLAACGIAYATKLAGYLVPDSLLDRPWVATVSAGMTVGLLTSLVLVNTVVTGTALVLDARLAALGAAAVALWLRAPYLVVVVVGAIAAALARLAGF; encoded by the coding sequence GTGACCGACCTCTGGATCTGGGTGCTGGCTGCCTGCGGCATCGCCTACGCCACCAAGCTCGCCGGGTACCTCGTGCCCGACAGCCTGCTCGACCGCCCGTGGGTCGCGACGGTCAGCGCGGGCATGACCGTCGGGCTCCTCACCAGCCTCGTGCTCGTCAACACGGTCGTCACGGGCACGGCCCTCGTGCTGGACGCCCGCCTCGCGGCCCTCGGGGCTGCTGCGGTCGCGCTGTGGCTGCGCGCCCCGTACCTCGTGGTCGTCGTCGTGGGCGCCATCGCCGCCGCGCTGGCCCGGCTGGCCGGGTTCTGA
- a CDS encoding sulfurtransferase TusA family protein produces the protein MGFFDRFRNPATTLVQSPVSPDLDAVTPVATLEGGRRYQLNTVGQVCPFPLVEAKQAIKQLEPGDELVIDFDCTQATDSIPHWAAAAGYPVTNFEQVGDASWTITVQKA, from the coding sequence ATGGGATTCTTCGACCGCTTCCGCAACCCCGCCACCACCCTCGTGCAGTCGCCCGTCAGCCCCGACCTGGACGCCGTCACCCCCGTCGCCACCCTCGAGGGCGGACGCCGCTACCAGCTCAACACGGTCGGGCAGGTCTGCCCGTTCCCCCTGGTGGAGGCCAAGCAGGCGATCAAGCAGCTCGAGCCCGGTGATGAGCTCGTCATCGACTTCGACTGCACCCAGGCCACCGACTCGATCCCGCACTGGGCGGCCGCCGCCGGCTACCCGGTGACGAACTTCGAGCAGGTGGGCGACGCCTCCTGGACGATCACGGTCCAGAAGGCCTGA
- a CDS encoding CoA transferase subunit A has translation MSKVIEDIAPALTERLRDGMTLAVGGFGLCGIPTDLIKVVRDSGVKDLTIVSNNLGIDGKGLGLLLENNQISKVLASYVGENNLFMQQFISGELDVEFVPQGTLAERLRAGGSGIPAFYTATGVGTEVAEGKPTADFDGRTYVLERGIVADIALVHAHTADTTGNLVYRRTARNFNPVVAMCGEVTFVQAENIVEPGAIDPDAVHTPGVYVTHVTRAISPTDIEQRTVRPRPGSSDQKEA, from the coding sequence ATGAGCAAAGTCATCGAGGACATCGCTCCCGCGCTCACCGAGAGGCTCCGCGACGGGATGACCCTCGCCGTCGGCGGCTTCGGGCTGTGCGGGATCCCCACCGACCTGATCAAGGTCGTGCGCGACTCCGGGGTCAAGGACCTCACGATCGTCTCCAACAACCTGGGCATCGACGGCAAGGGGCTGGGCCTGCTGCTGGAGAACAACCAGATCAGCAAGGTGCTGGCGAGCTACGTCGGCGAGAACAACCTGTTCATGCAGCAGTTCATCAGCGGCGAGCTGGACGTGGAGTTCGTGCCGCAGGGCACGCTGGCCGAGCGCCTGCGAGCGGGCGGGTCCGGCATCCCGGCGTTCTACACCGCCACCGGTGTCGGCACCGAGGTCGCCGAGGGCAAGCCGACCGCCGACTTCGACGGCCGCACCTACGTGCTCGAGCGGGGCATCGTCGCCGACATCGCGCTCGTGCACGCCCACACCGCCGACACCACCGGCAACCTCGTCTACCGCCGCACGGCGCGCAACTTCAACCCGGTCGTCGCCATGTGCGGCGAGGTCACGTTCGTGCAGGCCGAGAACATCGTCGAGCCGGGCGCGATCGACCCGGACGCCGTGCACACCCCCGGCGTGTACGTGACCCACGTGACCCGTGCGATCTCCCCCACCGACATCGAGCAGCGGACGGTGCGCCCGCGCCCCGGCTCCTCCGACCAGAAGGAGGCCTGA
- a CDS encoding YeeE/YedE family protein: MILTGLALGIALGFVFQRGRFCVTGAFRDVWLSGSTRWLTAFGLAIAVQAVIVQFLLGAGLIQANVPQVAWLGVAGGSFLFGIGIVLAGGCATGTYYRSGEGLIGSWIALIFYALLAQVMKYGALKPVNDAARADKSELTTIHGSLGISPWFLVAILVAVVAWAITRQRQQRVATLASTGKRTGLAHLLFEKPWSPYASAIAVGSLAALAYPLSNATGRNAGLGITTPSANIVDFLATGNVERIDWGVLFVLGLIPGSYIAAKLSGEFRLRAPDARTAVRAIGGGSLMGIGAAIAGGCTIGNALVQTALFGYQGWLAFLFTFLGVGVAARFFIQTHRREGAAPVLVPQPAASR; the protein is encoded by the coding sequence ATGATCCTCACCGGACTCGCGCTGGGCATCGCGCTCGGCTTCGTCTTCCAACGGGGGCGCTTCTGCGTCACCGGCGCCTTCCGCGACGTGTGGCTCTCGGGCTCGACCCGTTGGCTCACCGCCTTCGGCCTCGCCATCGCCGTGCAGGCCGTCATCGTCCAGTTCCTGCTCGGCGCGGGCCTCATCCAGGCCAACGTCCCGCAGGTCGCCTGGCTCGGCGTCGCCGGTGGCTCGTTCCTGTTCGGCATCGGCATCGTGCTCGCCGGCGGCTGCGCCACCGGCACCTACTACCGCTCCGGCGAGGGCCTCATCGGCTCGTGGATCGCGCTCATCTTCTACGCCCTGCTCGCGCAGGTCATGAAGTACGGCGCCCTGAAGCCGGTCAACGACGCAGCGCGCGCCGACAAGTCGGAGCTGACCACGATCCACGGCTCGCTGGGCATCAGCCCGTGGTTCCTCGTCGCGATCCTCGTGGCCGTCGTGGCCTGGGCGATCACCCGCCAGCGCCAGCAGCGCGTCGCCACCCTCGCCTCCACCGGCAAGCGCACCGGCCTGGCCCACCTGCTGTTCGAGAAGCCGTGGAGCCCCTACGCCAGCGCCATCGCCGTCGGCTCCCTGGCCGCCCTGGCCTACCCGCTGAGCAACGCCACCGGCCGCAACGCCGGCCTGGGCATCACCACCCCGAGCGCCAACATCGTGGACTTCCTCGCCACCGGCAACGTCGAGCGCATCGACTGGGGCGTCCTGTTCGTTCTCGGCCTCATCCCCGGCTCCTACATCGCCGCCAAGCTGTCCGGCGAGTTCCGCCTCCGCGCCCCCGACGCCCGCACCGCGGTCCGCGCCATCGGCGGCGGCTCCCTGATGGGCATCGGCGCGGCGATCGCCGGCGGCTGCACCATCGGCAACGCGCTCGTCCAGACCGCGCTGTTCGGCTACCAGGGCTGGCTCGCGTTCCTGTTCACCTTCCTCGGTGTCGGGGTCGCCGCCCGCTTCTTCATCCAGACCCACCGCCGCGAGGGCGCCGCCCCCGTGCTCGTGCCGCAGCCCGCGGCGTCCCGTTGA
- a CDS encoding AzlC family ABC transporter permease encodes MTSPAPTAAARLTPAVRMGLSIAVAVGLYGISFGALAVAAGLSVWQAVALSALMFTGGSQFAFIGVISGGGSLAAATTAASLLGLRNAVYGVQINALLRPRRAIRPLQAHLTIDESTATAVAQVTTDERRRGFWAAGIGVWTLWNLFTLLGALAGERLGDPQAWGLDGAAVAAFLGLLWPRLTSGDAHAIAIAAAFVTLVAVPFVPAGIPIILAAVVSGAMAVAQHRRDA; translated from the coding sequence GTGACCAGCCCCGCCCCCACCGCCGCCGCCCGGCTGACGCCGGCGGTGCGCATGGGGCTGTCGATCGCCGTCGCGGTCGGCCTCTACGGCATCTCGTTCGGGGCGCTGGCCGTCGCGGCCGGCCTGTCGGTCTGGCAGGCGGTCGCGCTCAGCGCGCTGATGTTCACCGGCGGCTCCCAGTTCGCCTTCATCGGCGTCATCTCCGGCGGGGGATCGCTCGCCGCCGCCACCACGGCCGCCTCGCTGTTGGGCCTGCGCAACGCCGTGTACGGGGTCCAGATCAACGCACTCCTGCGGCCCCGCCGGGCGATCCGCCCCTTGCAGGCCCACCTCACCATCGACGAGTCGACCGCCACGGCGGTCGCGCAGGTCACCACCGATGAGCGCCGCCGCGGCTTCTGGGCGGCCGGCATCGGCGTCTGGACCCTCTGGAACCTCTTCACCCTGCTCGGCGCCCTCGCCGGCGAGCGCCTCGGTGACCCGCAGGCCTGGGGGCTCGACGGCGCGGCGGTCGCCGCGTTCCTCGGCCTCCTCTGGCCCCGGCTCACCAGCGGGGACGCCCACGCCATCGCCATCGCCGCAGCCTTCGTGACGCTGGTCGCGGTCCCGTTCGTGCCGGCCGGCATCCCGATCATCCTCGCTGCGGTCGTCTCCGGGGCGATGGCCGTCGCCCAACACCGGAGGGACGCGTGA
- a CDS encoding PQQ-binding-like beta-propeller repeat protein: MVHARRLAAAGLALATLVGVAACSTETVRTGERPNKPTAAATQARTPNADPAAIRLSELPGYLPPRGTGEANVFERNMTDSAGTFSWSVVDEHGEPTGYSSREQVVFGDPETYNQIPGVLTFRGNNHRTGGAWGAAQVTEQQLEVAWTRQIGEIRGEGSYWPGAGWTGQPLLVQWPRETKVAMGLDAKYVDDDNFVEVIYPVFEGKIHRLDLKTGEPTKPAIEVGWGFKGTASVDPRGYPLLYAGQGLNDTNGTIGPWRYRVFDLIQNKEVWHIAGLDPAAPRQDWGAFDSSALVDAQTDTLMAPAENGLIYKVKLNSSYDPEAKKVTVDPEVTRLRYTAPGNEKYGIENSAVAYRNLMFAADNEGKLFAWDATTLEMLWMREVEDDTDASLVLEETPQGVFLYTGNEVDARKQATGDLVTNVRKIDAMTGKQLWQYDIPAYYTGINGGVLATPVLGKGPIADLVIFNISRTTAPREGDLVALDKATGEVVWRRHLGNYSWSSPTLVTSTDGRLYGVLADSEGVMHLFDPETGEDISTVSLGKNVEATPSVFGDMLVVASYDRNIYGIRIR, translated from the coding sequence ATGGTGCACGCGCGACGGCTGGCAGCCGCGGGGCTCGCCCTGGCCACCCTCGTCGGCGTCGCCGCGTGCTCCACCGAGACCGTCCGCACCGGCGAGCGGCCCAACAAGCCGACCGCGGCCGCCACGCAGGCCCGGACGCCGAACGCCGACCCGGCAGCCATCCGGCTCTCCGAGCTGCCGGGCTACCTCCCGCCGCGCGGGACGGGCGAGGCCAACGTCTTCGAGCGCAACATGACCGACTCCGCCGGCACCTTCTCGTGGTCGGTCGTCGACGAGCACGGCGAGCCGACCGGCTACTCCAGCCGCGAGCAGGTCGTCTTCGGCGACCCCGAGACCTACAACCAGATCCCGGGCGTGCTGACGTTCCGGGGGAACAACCACCGCACCGGGGGCGCTTGGGGCGCCGCGCAGGTGACCGAGCAGCAGCTCGAGGTGGCGTGGACCAGGCAGATCGGCGAGATCCGCGGCGAGGGCTCCTACTGGCCCGGCGCCGGCTGGACCGGCCAGCCGCTGCTCGTCCAGTGGCCACGCGAGACCAAGGTGGCCATGGGGCTGGACGCGAAGTACGTCGACGACGACAACTTCGTCGAGGTGATCTACCCCGTCTTCGAGGGCAAGATCCACCGGCTCGACCTCAAGACCGGCGAGCCGACCAAGCCGGCCATCGAGGTGGGCTGGGGATTCAAGGGCACGGCGTCCGTCGACCCCCGTGGCTACCCGCTGCTGTACGCCGGACAGGGCCTCAACGACACCAACGGCACGATCGGCCCGTGGCGGTACCGGGTGTTCGACCTGATCCAGAACAAGGAGGTCTGGCACATCGCCGGCCTCGACCCCGCCGCCCCGCGCCAGGACTGGGGGGCGTTCGACTCCTCCGCGCTGGTGGACGCCCAGACCGACACGCTGATGGCCCCGGCCGAGAACGGGCTCATCTACAAGGTCAAGCTGAACAGCTCCTATGACCCGGAGGCGAAGAAGGTCACCGTCGACCCCGAGGTGACGCGGCTGCGGTACACGGCGCCCGGCAACGAGAAGTACGGCATCGAGAACTCGGCCGTGGCCTACCGCAACCTGATGTTCGCCGCCGACAACGAGGGCAAGCTCTTCGCCTGGGACGCCACCACCCTCGAGATGCTGTGGATGCGCGAGGTCGAGGACGACACCGACGCCTCGCTCGTGCTCGAGGAAACCCCGCAGGGCGTGTTCCTCTACACGGGCAATGAGGTCGACGCCCGCAAGCAGGCCACGGGCGACCTGGTCACGAACGTCCGCAAGATCGACGCGATGACCGGCAAGCAGCTGTGGCAGTACGACATCCCGGCCTACTACACCGGCATCAACGGCGGCGTGCTGGCGACGCCCGTGCTCGGCAAGGGGCCGATCGCCGACCTGGTGATCTTCAACATCTCCCGCACCACGGCCCCGCGCGAGGGCGACCTCGTGGCGCTGGACAAGGCCACCGGCGAGGTCGTGTGGCGCCGGCACCTGGGCAACTACTCGTGGAGCTCGCCGACGCTGGTCACCTCGACCGATGGCCGCCTCTACGGCGTGCTGGCCGACTCCGAGGGCGTGATGCACCTGTTCGACCCCGAGACCGGCGAGGACATCTCCACCGTCAGCCTGGGCAAGAACGTCGAGGCCACCCCGTCCGTGTTCGGCGACATGCTCGTCGTGGCGTCCTACGACCGCAACATCTACGGCATCAGGATTCGCTGA
- a CDS encoding DUF1266 domain-containing protein, which translates to MTTTPPLRRTPIVTLAAVADLVTLGSTSRAAELRAARARRLHAEASAHSAAELELMRATGAERFAVACAAPFRERVGLELATATREGRRAPLLQLMALPGPVGRWRTALDHEFDVTDAVSAETFVTTRSALAHSLAPRSASCATLLAAECLHVATVAAGVGYWTRAEALAAAAPLTDLLIGLHGSWGSFAESFLAGEQSCGRPDDVRHVVFAQVVARLLSDPRSPWLEVSWPDAEAA; encoded by the coding sequence ATGACCACGACGCCCCCCCTTCGTCGCACCCCGATCGTCACCCTCGCCGCCGTCGCCGACCTCGTGACCCTCGGGAGCACCTCCCGCGCCGCCGAGCTCCGCGCCGCCCGCGCCCGCCGCCTGCACGCCGAGGCGTCCGCCCACTCCGCCGCCGAACTCGAGCTGATGCGCGCCACCGGGGCCGAGCGCTTCGCCGTCGCGTGCGCCGCACCCTTCCGCGAGCGGGTCGGCCTCGAGCTCGCCACCGCCACCCGCGAGGGCCGTCGCGCGCCCCTGCTCCAGCTGATGGCGCTACCGGGCCCGGTCGGCCGCTGGCGCACCGCCCTCGACCACGAGTTCGACGTCACCGACGCCGTCAGCGCCGAGACGTTCGTCACCACCCGCTCGGCACTCGCGCACTCGCTCGCCCCCCGCTCGGCCAGCTGCGCCACCCTGCTCGCCGCCGAGTGCCTGCACGTCGCCACCGTGGCCGCGGGCGTCGGCTACTGGACCCGCGCCGAGGCCCTCGCCGCCGCCGCGCCCCTGACCGACCTGCTGATCGGGCTGCACGGCTCGTGGGGCTCGTTCGCCGAGTCGTTCCTGGCCGGCGAGCAGTCCTGCGGGCGCCCCGACGACGTGCGGCACGTGGTGTTCGCCCAGGTCGTGGCCCGGTTGCTCTCCGACCCGCGGTCGCCCTGGCTCGAGGTGTCCTGGCCGGACGCCGAGGCGGCCTGA
- the cysK gene encoding cysteine synthase A has translation MTNYFSDATALIGRTPLVRINRLFGDSKADVYAKLEFYNPANSVKDRIGVAIVDAAEASGELKPGGTIVEGTSGNTGIALAFVGAARGYKVILAMPETMSKERRALLRAFGAELVLTPGPEGMRGAVAKAEEIAAATEGAVLARQFANPANVAVHKETTAEEIWADTDGQVDIVVAGVGTGGTISGVGQVLKERKPEVRIVAVEPKESPILSGGQPGPHKIQGIGANFIPEILDRSVIDEVLPQDSETAVEWARRAAREEGLLVGISSGAALASAGELAAREENAGKTIVVVIPSFGERYLSSVLYADLLD, from the coding sequence ATGACGAACTACTTCTCCGACGCCACCGCCCTCATCGGCCGCACCCCCCTGGTGCGCATCAACCGCCTCTTCGGCGACTCCAAGGCCGACGTCTACGCCAAGCTCGAGTTCTACAACCCCGCCAACTCGGTCAAGGACCGCATCGGCGTCGCCATCGTGGACGCGGCCGAGGCCTCCGGCGAGCTCAAGCCCGGCGGCACGATCGTCGAGGGCACGTCCGGCAACACCGGCATCGCGCTCGCCTTCGTCGGCGCGGCCCGCGGCTACAAGGTGATCCTCGCGATGCCCGAGACCATGTCCAAGGAGCGCCGCGCCCTGCTGCGCGCCTTCGGCGCCGAGCTCGTCCTGACCCCCGGCCCCGAGGGCATGCGCGGCGCGGTGGCGAAGGCCGAGGAGATCGCCGCCGCCACCGAGGGCGCGGTCCTGGCCCGCCAGTTCGCCAACCCGGCCAACGTGGCGGTGCACAAGGAGACCACCGCCGAGGAGATCTGGGCCGACACCGACGGCCAGGTCGACATCGTCGTGGCCGGCGTGGGCACCGGCGGCACCATCAGCGGCGTCGGCCAGGTGCTCAAGGAGCGCAAGCCCGAGGTGCGCATCGTCGCCGTCGAGCCGAAGGAGTCCCCGATCCTGTCGGGCGGCCAGCCCGGCCCGCACAAGATCCAGGGCATCGGGGCCAACTTCATCCCCGAGATCCTCGACCGCTCGGTGATCGACGAGGTCCTGCCGCAGGACTCCGAGACCGCCGTCGAGTGGGCCCGTCGCGCCGCCCGCGAGGAGGGCCTGCTCGTCGGCATCAGCTCGGGCGCGGCGCTGGCCTCGGCCGGTGAACTCGCCGCCCGCGAGGAGAACGCCGGCAAGACGATCGTCGTGGTGATCCCGAGCTTCGGCGAGCGCTACCTGTCGTCGGTCCTGTACGCGGACCTGCTCGACTGA